AAACATTGtggtattattattagtattatctGGATCAAACTATAGTTTTTATACAAGcgtaaaaattttgaaatttaaatattcaaggTATGTTCTAAGAAATTTTGCTATCATCTATAGTATAGTATTTTCTTATGCCAATGTTTTTGTGCTTTGTTCTTTACAGGGTAATGCTGAAGATACTTCTGGTGCTGGAAGTTTAGGGATTTCATCAATGCCTGGAAATGCTAGTTTACTGGGGTAAGTTGAGAATTTTTGCTGTAGGAGGGCCATATTGATTGTTACCATACAACAAGATGGTTCACATGGAATCAATGACCTTGAAAACTTGTGTGTTAGAATTTGTTTTCTTGTAAGGTGCATTAATTTTTAAGCAGCTAGCTTAAAtagttaaatgatttataaaggCATGTCCAGAATTTTTTTATAGCCACTTGATGGATAATGTCAGTTCTCTTTTCCCAGGATGTAATTTTGGTTTTTGACTGGTAAAATTCTAACCTTGCAGATGGGCCATGAGTTCCTTAACTCTTAAAGGCAAAGCTTCTGATCAAGCTCCAGTTGCTACCGCAAATTCTGTCACACCTGCAACTACCACAGCCTCTACAGCCAGCTTAGGTATTTCTTGCAATTATGTGACTTATAAAATTTGGTACCTATTATTTTGGAAATAAGTTAATATTATGCTGCACCTTTGGTCTTCACTTTTGTCTGATTATATTTTTGTGTTCATTCAATAATTCCATCTCtaatgttgtttttctatgacAATCTTAGGACTAATAGAAACTCCAAGTACAGCACCAGTCCACCGAGTAAGTTCCAGTACAGATTTTGCAGATCAACTGATGCCTCCGTCTCCTACTTCAACCGATGGATGGGGAGAAATTGAAAATGGCATTCATGAAGAACATGACAGTGACAAAGATGGATGGGATGATATTGAACCCCTTGACGAGCCAAAGCCTTCTCCAGCCTTGGCAAATATTCAGGCAGCTCAGAAGCGTCCTGTTTCACAACCAGTTTCACAGCCTAAACCACAAGGTAGTATTCTCCATTCAATTCTGGAATGTGGGAATTAAACCTCTAGTCTTAATGTTTATGGTCCAAGATGGGAAAATATGCGAtgcatttaaatttttctatatgCATGAACAGTCATTGTAAACATGTTAAAACTAGTTGAATAAGGATGTGAATAACCATAGATGATCTAGATTTGCCCTTAAATCTCTggccaaaaaacaaaaaaatagttgCCCTTAATCAGAAATTTGTCattatttaaagttttcttCAATGAGTGCCCCAAGGGCTCTCATTAAAATTACTGTATGTAATATTATCTTATCTTATCCCATGCATTGGAAACAATGAACAAAGTTATCAACTATTAATACATATTTActacaaataatatattagcTAAACTTAAAGCTTGCCCTAAGAGCATTTGTTAGAACTCTTATTTACATGTAGTTGAAACTGGAAATGCCTTAAAAATTTATCAGCAATCAGTTCTGAGGGATATTGGTCATTAAGTCATTAGATATGCTTGTTTAATGagatatttgtgaaaatttgaagatttaCATTTCGGGTGGatggttttttttgtttctatgCTTTAGCTTCAACAAGTTTGAGACCAAAAAGCACAGTGAAGGCAGCTAAAGATGAAGACGATGATTTGTGGGGTTCTATAGCAGCTCCTCCTCCAAAATCTGCTTCTAGACCATTGAATGTAAAAACAGCTGGAgcagttgatgatgatgatcccTGGGCAGCTATTGCTGCTCCCCCTCCGACAACCAAGGCAAAACCTTTATCGGCGGGAAGAGGCAGAGGAAATAGAGCAGCTGCTCCGAAATTGGGTGCACAGAGGATAAATCGGACATCCTCAACTGGGATGTAAAATACGAAGGAACAGAACGCAAATGGAGGAGAAAAATATCAGGTTTTGTACACTTTCTCTATCTGGACTGgcttaacattaaaatttcatgaaagTCTTTGTTGTCTGCCAAGTACTATCTGATACGGTGTTTCTTTTCCTCTTggtatattatttgatttgtaaGCATTCTTTCGTACAAGATGTTGCCTGCTGCCTTCTTGTTCCACAGTTACTATAAAGAGACTGGTGTGCAGTTTTGATCATGTAATTGTATTTTGTGTAGGGAGCACTATAAACCAAATTTAGATGTATTCCTttgaaagaataataaaaaagttcaGTGCtataatcagagtttgattttATATACTACCGgtatgagaaaaaaaatatagaagatCGTAATGAGGAATAATGTGAAGTAGCTGAGTCGGTCCAAATCCAAGTCCAAGCGAGCAACATGAGCATCTCTTCAACATGGTTTACACCAATCAAAAATGTTTCTTAGTGTTTTGGTTCAACGGAATTCACAGTTTTATTCTCGGTTAAAATATAGCTTTTGATTCAGCTCATTGGAATTCACAGTTTTGGTTGTAGATGATGTGAACACTTGTATCTCAAGATCAATTCTAATACACAGTTGATGTGTGGATTTGCGGATATACTTTATGATCATGATGTTATCTACCCTGATTTTAAAGTTGATCGAGGATATCTGATTCAGTAATGCTGTACCTTAAGCTTGACTATTTTGCGTTGGCATTGAATTTTTTCTCTCTTGATATTAACGCACTATACGGTAACACGTGGTAGGGAGTGAAAACGCTGTTGTGGAAATAGAGAAATGGTATTAAGACTTAATACGCACTTTGATGTATAGTAATTTCATGTGTTTAGCATCATCTGACATAAAGGAAGAGGTGAATCCCTCCCTTTCTTAAACAGGTTATAACTTTCTCTACAGACCAGCTCGAACTAGCAAGTAcgccttctttctttctttcacttcattatatttatgtttatgtatATATCTGTggcataaataaaataagctaCAAAAACTAGTTACATGAGATGGGAAGATTACACCACATAAACCATGCCAACCTCTAATAAAGATATTGGAGGCACCTTGAGTGCAACATCTGGTCCGCGGCAATTCCTTCTCAAGAAATTGTACCCAAAATTAATGGCCAATCTCTTTAAAATAGAAGATCCTTGCTTTGCTTCTACATGTGTGTGTCCTAGTATGAATGCAGTCCCTGCTTCTTGGGCTGTCATCAGATCCCTCAGCTCTTCTTCCAACTGAACATACATTTTGGTTTGCCCATCAGATTCAGAGTCATCATCATCAATCGCAAATCTAACTCTTCTTTCAACAGCTCCCGCACCCACAGCCTGCATCTCAATCACATCCGTCACACTCTCTACTGTTGAGAATCCAATAGATACACTTGCTGGTTCCACACTTTCCTCAATTCCATAACCTGGTGTGCCAGAAAATGTTACTGTCCCTATTACTGCTAATCTACGTTCACTTGATGATTCATTAGAGTGGGAAGCATCATCTTCAGCGTAAGGACTAGTGTGCTGGCTCCGATGCCAATCATAGCGGATGAAATCAGCCAGTCTGGCAACTAGCTCCGTTTCAAAAGAATCAATATCCTGGTGTACATCTCGGTATCCATAACGAACAATGCACCTATAAGACCTATGAGCAGCAGGACCAACACGGCCCACTAGATAACGCTCAGCTGGGGGTACAAAAGGGACAGGTACAGACTTTACACACACAAAGACGAGGATACGGTGGTAGGCTGGAAGGTTAGTGACAAAACGAGAAAAGTTAGCTGGGATGCCTGAGGTGAGATCTGTAAAAACTAAGCCAATACCGGGTACTCGAGCAACTCCTAGGCTTGGACCCAATGCTAATAGCCATTCTAGTGACACCTTATTGTGGAgatcaaattcatatttcttAATGGTGGCATAATGCCATACAAACATGATTGTCATGAGGAAAAGGGCCAACAGAATAGGAAGCCAAGCACCTTCTGTGAACTTGGTGAGTGAAGCTGAGAAGTAAAGCAACTCAATAGaaccaaagaaaagaagaaaggaaagagCTACAGCGGGAGGCTTGTTCCAACAGAGGATAATAACGAGGGACATGAGGCATGTTGTCACCAGCATCACAGTCATCACTGCCAACCCTGATACCAATAAGAGCAGAACTTTAATAATGCATCAAACTTCTTTGTTTCATCTAACATAAAAGAAGGATCTAATTCCTCAAACCCTTTCCTGCTGAAGTTTAGTTTATAGGTAGAGGCCAGTTGAAAAATCTTccaaaagaataagaaaatggAAATTCGTATTATGTTAGAGAATTATTATCTGCAATGCATGAAGTTTTAAGTGTTCAAACTTACCTGATGCATTCCCCATGTGTTTTGTGTCTCTAAATCCAATAGTCACAGTGATGCAAAGGATCATGAGCACCCAATTTATTTCAGGGATATAAATCTGGCCATGTATCTTGTCGGAGGTGTGAATAACCTTCACTCTAGGAAAACAGCTAAGTGATTGGCTCTGATTGATGATCGAGAATGTTCCACTAATGATTGCTTGGCTTCCCACAACAGAAGCCAGAATCGCTATTACTAACACTGGCCATCTCACACTTTCtgtatacacacacacacacaaaaagagTGATGCAGTCAAGTTTATTTGTCTACAACCATGAATTCAGATATGTACCCAACAGAGAGCTGCAACCCTTTTAAGCTGGGGAGACATGATAAACTAAGATGGTGTTATCCTGCCGACACGTCAGTCAATCTTTCAGACTATTTCTTAGCTCTTGGAGTAAAAGGGAGGTCAATGATTAGACTTGAAATTTACATTTCCTATTTCATCAGTCAACTTCCTACCATTTTTTGTTGGTTTTGTAAACAGATGATGGGAGTATACCTGGAACCGAGACATAGAAACTGATGTGGTAACTCGTATGATGATGTTGAGACAAATAAGCAGCTTGACCCATATATGCCAATATAAGAGCCGGATAAACCAGAAAGGTGAAAGCAGTCTGCAGCAAGGCAaaggttaaatttcaatttagtagGCGACTTTGAACTCAACTTGAATCAGTAaccatcaaatcaaaatttacaagGTATTAGTGTTGAGTTACCTGAATTGCAGCATAAGAGAAGTGACCAAGATCAGCAAACATTGCCTCCGAGCCTGCATGGATAATCAGGTATACTATTGGCAATCATTGGTTGTAAGTTGTCACAATGAAGTTAAGCTATGGCATTAGTTATCGATATATCTCTAGTTTCAACAAATTTCAGATGGTATTCTGATGACTTTGCTTGAagactgaaaaataaaaagatacaGGACATAATTCTTGTTATTTGGATATAACAGCAGATAGTATAATGGGGCCTTGCAAATCAGATCATGCTGAGATGTTTAGCTTGAATGATAGGATCCATGGCCAGCCTTGAGTTTCGCGTGagtataatttttgaattttactaAGGAAACGGATATTCATTTGCAGGGTTAACTGTATGATTACTCGGAAAAGGTTTCTCCATTTTGCCAACATAATCTAATAATGTCAAATAACGAGCTTCTTGTAACTGTGAACCAACCTTAAACATGGgcaaattttaacttatgtCCCATGCATGGATTACTTTGAGCTAAGGAAATTACATTGAACCTATCAAAGGCAAAGTGGCCAAGGACATAAtgaggatgaaattttaccatatttATCTGTATTTAAACTCACCTGTTATGCAGAGAAGTATGCCTCCCAAAGACATCCATCCACCTTTCTTTGtcttcttcaagaatttgaacATGTAATATGGAGAAAGAGCTTTATAGACATGTGGGTTCCAGTGGATCATATTGTATAAGCCAAGGGCACTGATACAAAGTAGCCATGTTAACACTACGGGAGCAAATAAAAATCCGACCCGGTGCGTACCGTAGTGTTGAAGTGCAAAAAGACACACCAAAATGAAGCAAGTGATTGGAATAACTGCATCTGCAAAAGAGATAGCATGAATGTCAGATAAAGGGGCAGAATATAgataacttgaaaaaaaaacacaggAATGTAATATATGGAAGGCCAACAGGACCCAAGGATGGAAGAAAATAGAAGACTGAAAAATGCAGTTTATTGTTTAAAAGCCAAGTCTGAAATTAAATTCCATGCAAACCAGTGTGGAAAGCATCTTTCGTATAAGTGCAATATATTGTATGCTCATGCATGAAGCTGCAAAAAAGATATCAAATCCACCATTCcagtgaaaagaaaagagggTAAATGTCTCCTTACCTGGAAAAGAATTTACCAAGAGAGTAATGTTTTATTTCCCCTTAAGGTATTGcaaattatatacaaaaatgcgatcaaatagaaaattttcttcaaaaatctCATAACTTCAgtattttctttgttctctcATTATTTCAGAAACAGTTAAAACCAAATTCATCATTCACCTTCCCATCAAACAGAAAAGAAGAGAGGACCAGATTAGACTAAAAGAAAGGACAGGTTACTGTTGAATGTTCCCTGCAGGACAACTGGATTTTATTCACCAGCTAGATGCGAACTTTAATCAGGTAAGTGTTTAATCAGTTAATATGAAAAAAGGTTTGGCCCCATTATAGCATCAGAGGCTTCAATGCTATTTACATATGAGAAGATCCAGAATAGTAAGCTCAGGAGCTTACACTGGTGATGCTCCTTGGACATGGATAACTCGAGGCCAGAGACAGCAGAGAAAACTACATATCGAAGTATATATTAATTAGTCGGtgactaaaaaaaattagttgcaAATTTAACCAACCAACTGCTAGGAGGTTTACCTGAAATTGCTGGAGTGAGAACGCCATCTCCAATCACCATACAAGTACCTAGGAGAACCAAGATTAATAAAGCAGTGTGCAAGACCTTATGCTTCTCAAGGTACACTTTTACTCTTGAGCTGCTCCTTTTCTCTGGAGGGTGCTCAAGTTTATATGTAGAGACTGCTTCATCAGCAACCTGTCTGTTGGGCAGAAGACTGACATTTGCGTGTCGGCAAATCAGAGAATACAGTGCAAAAGTCCCGCCTGCAATCAATAAAAGGTTTCAGTTTAATGGCTAAATGATATGGACGAGACAATTGCTTAAATGCTTACCCTCTCCGTTGTCATCCGCTCGAAGAACCACAAACACGTACTTGAATAAGGGGACTAAAGTAAGAGTCCAGAAAACAAAGGATAGAACACCAAAGATCTCTTCATTTGACTCTGAGTGTTGAATGTCTTCAGCAAATGTGCTCTTGTAGACATAAAGAGGGGAAGTACTCAGATCCCCATAAACCACACCTAGACTTTGGTATGCGAAAAGCAATGCCGTCTTCCAAGAACCCTTCTGCAACACAATTCCAGAATAAGCTACTCTCCTACCAACCGATAACAGCATAATTCCTTCAACCAAATAATCTAATCCTACTTATTTTCCTAAATACAAAATCTAAATCACCAATAACTTAAAATAGTTTATGGATGTATATGCACTTTACGCTATCAGATTGAAAGTTAAATGCAAAAACCTTTGAAGCATCCGAGAACTTGCTATACTCAAGATCCATGATAATTATACTTCGATTTTCAGCCAGAGTTTCTTGCCAGTGAACCCAATTTAGCTGCTGATAAACATTGAAACAATATGCCAAACATAAGTGGCACAATCCAACACCGGGAatttggaagaaataattttaaacaagaaaaaaaagaagagaactTTCAAGATGAAATTTCCAAGGACATCCAGGCTATCCCTCCATTACACACCCGCAAATAGAGGAGATAAAAAGCATGTCTCATTCACCCACATGGCTTCCATACCTCTATAACATCCTCCACCCAAACTCTTTGAAAGCTATGCGCATCTTAATCAAATTCTCACGGAAAGTAAGAAAACAAGAAGCCAAGTGATACCCAGACTccaattaatagaaaatttatggAATCTTAAACAGGATTGAAGCTCAGCTACGCTATAATTATACAGACAGAATTCTTAAATGCTCAAGGGCCCTCATTTCttttacataatattatttttatggttgatgaaaagtggAAGAAACTGATACTTCATCCTTCCTCaatttttaatccaaaaaaaaaaccaaactttGAACCCTCTTACAGAATTAACCCATATGGACAAAGAAGCAGAAGATAAAAACAATCAGAAAAAATCAATATAAGtgtaatacatatatatttataatataaaagcaAATGTAATAGTTTCCAACCAATGTTTTGTGCAGGCTAAGAAAGAGAACAAAATAAGAGAATCATGTGATGCAACTACAGTTGCATTTAGAAGAGAATGATATATCACCACCAACAGCCAAATACAATGAATTAACTTATACCCCACAAGACCACACCTTTCTCTGTCTCAGATTTCTAACTGAAGCTTAGtaaaacctttcattttcttttgcttgatAAAGCTcggaaagttttttttttttttaattttgaagtaaaGGAAAGGTAAAGTTGctcttatattattaatttctttaataatgGAGTTTGTTTGGTAGTAACTCAGAAACAAATGAAAGGAGACAAGGCAAAACCAATTTACCCCTCTCCATTAGACCATTCAGAAATCAGAACTGTTAACAGAACCTATTTATTGTAAATGAAGACTATATGAACATAAAATGGGCAGCCCCATGTGCTGCAGATAATCCCCATGAGATGAATCCAAATGCACTTTTGtctttttagattaaaaaaaacccGGCATTTTGATTACATCGTCCCTCGTCCTTGTTACTGTGTCTATCattgttatttatttcatcAATATTAAACTTCATTCTGGAAACAGCTGTAGCACCCGTAGATGAttgatagatagatagatagatagatagatagaccAAACCCATTAAAGTTACAAACCTTGCTGAAAAAACCATCCCCTTTAACCTTTTACTCAAGTAAATAGATATAGAGAAACTTACCCGAGTCTTTTCTTCTGGCAAATTTCAATGGCCACCAAGTGGAAACCTCGTTGCATTTAGCTCTAGACTCTACACAAGCTTGGAACTTCCATTTATGGTAGCTGATGTGTGCAAAACTATAAGCATGTGAAAGGATCTGAGTTTTTTGAGATGAAATGATGCTCTTTTGGATG
This sequence is a window from Gossypium raimondii isolate GPD5lz chromosome 5, ASM2569854v1, whole genome shotgun sequence. Protein-coding genes within it:
- the LOC105770397 gene encoding potassium transporter 2 isoform X1; the encoded protein is MRHAFYLLYLRQLNWVHWQETLAENRSIIIMDLEYSKFSDASKKGSWKTALLFAYQSLGVVYGDLSTSPLYVYKSTFAEDIQHSESNEEIFGVLSFVFWTLTLVPLFKYVFVVLRADDNGEGGTFALYSLICRHANVSLLPNRQVADEAVSTYKLEHPPEKRSSSRVKVYLEKHKVLHTALLILVLLGTCMVIGDGVLTPAISVFSAVSGLELSMSKEHHQYAVIPITCFILVCLFALQHYGTHRVGFLFAPVVLTWLLCISALGLYNMIHWNPHVYKALSPYYMFKFLKKTKKGGWMSLGGILLCITGSEAMFADLGHFSYAAIQTAFTFLVYPALILAYMGQAAYLSQHHHTSYHISFYVSVPESVRWPVLVIAILASVVGSQAIISGTFSIINQSQSLSCFPRVKVIHTSDKIHGQIYIPEINWVLMILCITVTIGFRDTKHMGNASGLAVMTVMLVTTCLMSLVIILCWNKPPAVALSFLLFFGSIELLYFSASLTKFTEGAWLPILLALFLMTIMFVWHYATIKKYEFDLHNKVSLEWLLALGPSLGVARVPGIGLVFTDLTSGIPANFSRFVTNLPAYHRILVFVCVKSVPVPFVPPAERYLVGRVGPAAHRSYRCIVRYGYRDVHQDIDSFETELVARLADFIRYDWHRSQHTSPYAEDDASHSNESSSERRLAVIGTVTFSGTPGYGIEESVEPASVSIGFSTVESVTDVIEMQAVGAGAVERRVRFAIDDDDSESDGQTKMYVQLEEELRDLMTAQEAGTAFILGHTHVEAKQGSSILKRLAINFGYNFLRRNCRGPDVALKVPPISLLEVGMVYVV
- the LOC105770397 gene encoding potassium transporter 2 isoform X2; its protein translation is MRHAFYLLYLRLNWVHWQETLAENRSIIIMDLEYSKFSDASKKGSWKTALLFAYQSLGVVYGDLSTSPLYVYKSTFAEDIQHSESNEEIFGVLSFVFWTLTLVPLFKYVFVVLRADDNGEGGTFALYSLICRHANVSLLPNRQVADEAVSTYKLEHPPEKRSSSRVKVYLEKHKVLHTALLILVLLGTCMVIGDGVLTPAISVFSAVSGLELSMSKEHHQYAVIPITCFILVCLFALQHYGTHRVGFLFAPVVLTWLLCISALGLYNMIHWNPHVYKALSPYYMFKFLKKTKKGGWMSLGGILLCITGSEAMFADLGHFSYAAIQTAFTFLVYPALILAYMGQAAYLSQHHHTSYHISFYVSVPESVRWPVLVIAILASVVGSQAIISGTFSIINQSQSLSCFPRVKVIHTSDKIHGQIYIPEINWVLMILCITVTIGFRDTKHMGNASGLAVMTVMLVTTCLMSLVIILCWNKPPAVALSFLLFFGSIELLYFSASLTKFTEGAWLPILLALFLMTIMFVWHYATIKKYEFDLHNKVSLEWLLALGPSLGVARVPGIGLVFTDLTSGIPANFSRFVTNLPAYHRILVFVCVKSVPVPFVPPAERYLVGRVGPAAHRSYRCIVRYGYRDVHQDIDSFETELVARLADFIRYDWHRSQHTSPYAEDDASHSNESSSERRLAVIGTVTFSGTPGYGIEESVEPASVSIGFSTVESVTDVIEMQAVGAGAVERRVRFAIDDDDSESDGQTKMYVQLEEELRDLMTAQEAGTAFILGHTHVEAKQGSSILKRLAINFGYNFLRRNCRGPDVALKVPPISLLEVGMVYVV
- the LOC105770397 gene encoding potassium transporter 2 isoform X3, which codes for MDLEYSKFSDASKKGSWKTALLFAYQSLGVVYGDLSTSPLYVYKSTFAEDIQHSESNEEIFGVLSFVFWTLTLVPLFKYVFVVLRADDNGEGGTFALYSLICRHANVSLLPNRQVADEAVSTYKLEHPPEKRSSSRVKVYLEKHKVLHTALLILVLLGTCMVIGDGVLTPAISVFSAVSGLELSMSKEHHQYAVIPITCFILVCLFALQHYGTHRVGFLFAPVVLTWLLCISALGLYNMIHWNPHVYKALSPYYMFKFLKKTKKGGWMSLGGILLCITGSEAMFADLGHFSYAAIQTAFTFLVYPALILAYMGQAAYLSQHHHTSYHISFYVSVPESVRWPVLVIAILASVVGSQAIISGTFSIINQSQSLSCFPRVKVIHTSDKIHGQIYIPEINWVLMILCITVTIGFRDTKHMGNASGLAVMTVMLVTTCLMSLVIILCWNKPPAVALSFLLFFGSIELLYFSASLTKFTEGAWLPILLALFLMTIMFVWHYATIKKYEFDLHNKVSLEWLLALGPSLGVARVPGIGLVFTDLTSGIPANFSRFVTNLPAYHRILVFVCVKSVPVPFVPPAERYLVGRVGPAAHRSYRCIVRYGYRDVHQDIDSFETELVARLADFIRYDWHRSQHTSPYAEDDASHSNESSSERRLAVIGTVTFSGTPGYGIEESVEPASVSIGFSTVESVTDVIEMQAVGAGAVERRVRFAIDDDDSESDGQTKMYVQLEEELRDLMTAQEAGTAFILGHTHVEAKQGSSILKRLAINFGYNFLRRNCRGPDVALKVPPISLLEVGMVYVV